The proteins below are encoded in one region of Segatella copri:
- the recR gene encoding recombination mediator RecR: MQQQFSSTLLEKAVAEFSKLPGIGRKTALRLVLFMLKRKSEDVELFADTISRMRREVKYCRVCHNISDTDVCPICSDSRRDASTICVVENVQDVLAIENTQQFHGLYHVLGGIISPMDGIGPSDIEIESLVQRVAEGGVKEVIFALSSTMEGDTTNFYISRKLADYPVKLSVIARGISVGDELEYTDEVTLGRSILNRTPFGQ; encoded by the coding sequence ATGCAGCAACAGTTTTCTTCGACTTTGTTGGAAAAGGCAGTGGCGGAGTTTTCTAAATTGCCAGGTATAGGGCGCAAAACAGCTTTGCGCCTTGTACTTTTTATGCTCAAGCGTAAGAGTGAGGATGTGGAACTCTTTGCTGATACCATTTCCAGGATGCGGCGTGAAGTGAAATACTGCAGAGTTTGTCATAATATCAGCGATACTGATGTCTGTCCGATCTGTTCTGATTCCCGGCGCGATGCTTCTACCATCTGTGTTGTCGAGAATGTGCAGGATGTACTGGCGATAGAAAACACGCAGCAGTTTCACGGACTCTATCATGTCTTGGGCGGCATCATTTCGCCGATGGATGGTATTGGTCCTTCGGATATAGAGATAGAATCGCTGGTTCAGCGTGTGGCTGAAGGTGGGGTGAAGGAGGTGATTTTTGCTCTCAGCAGTACGATGGAGGGTGATACTACCAACTTCTATATCTCCCGTAAACTTGCTGATTATCCTGTTAAACTCTCTGTTATCGCCCGTGGTATCTCAGTGGGTGATGAATTGGAGTATACAGATGAGGTTACCCTCGGACGGAGTATTCTGAACAGAACTCCATTTGGACAATAA
- a CDS encoding glycosyltransferase family 2 protein: protein MKLSVVIVSYNVKYYLAQCLRSVEKAIGVLECGQLGDASGDTAEIIVVDNHSQDGTVEYLEHCFPASRYPNLHVVACTHNNGFARANNLAIRKSESDLVLLLNPDTIIGEHVLKDAVSFMHSHPDAGALGVRMLGANGKPAPESRRGLPSPMVAFYKMMGLCSRFPQHRSFGHYYMGYLPWDKPAKIEVVSGAFCMIRREALLKVGLLDEDFFMYGEDIDLSYRILKGGYQNYYLPVDILHYKGESTQKSSFRYVHVFYEAMLIFFRKHYSGMSHLLSIPVKFAIYARASVAFTQMMTAKIRKSLGFFSPSHVDLSNQVLFDADEMSYEEMLHQLAQRSDENIKLATYTKVIGKVITDREVMDKDEFGYL from the coding sequence ATGAAACTCAGTGTTGTCATAGTAAGCTATAATGTGAAGTACTATCTTGCCCAGTGTCTGCGTTCGGTAGAGAAAGCTATCGGCGTGTTGGAGTGTGGGCAGCTGGGTGATGCAAGTGGCGATACGGCAGAGATTATCGTGGTTGATAATCATTCTCAGGATGGAACGGTGGAATATCTCGAACATTGTTTCCCGGCTTCCCGATATCCTAATCTCCATGTTGTAGCCTGTACGCATAATAACGGATTTGCCCGTGCCAACAATCTTGCTATCCGCAAGAGCGAGAGTGATTTGGTTCTTTTGCTGAATCCGGATACCATTATCGGTGAGCATGTTCTCAAGGATGCTGTCAGTTTTATGCATTCTCATCCTGATGCCGGTGCTCTGGGTGTAAGGATGTTGGGAGCCAATGGCAAACCAGCTCCTGAGAGTAGGAGAGGATTGCCTTCTCCGATGGTGGCTTTCTATAAGATGATGGGGTTGTGCAGCCGTTTTCCTCAGCATCGCAGTTTCGGTCATTATTACATGGGTTATCTTCCATGGGATAAGCCGGCAAAGATAGAGGTTGTGAGCGGTGCTTTCTGTATGATTCGTCGTGAAGCCTTGCTGAAGGTGGGGTTGCTGGATGAGGATTTCTTCATGTATGGCGAGGATATTGATCTTTCTTACCGTATCTTGAAGGGTGGTTATCAGAACTATTATCTGCCTGTAGATATCCTGCATTACAAAGGTGAAAGTACTCAGAAGTCGAGCTTCCGCTATGTTCATGTGTTTTATGAGGCGATGCTTATCTTCTTCCGTAAACATTATTCGGGTATGTCGCATCTCTTGAGTATTCCTGTCAAATTTGCCATCTATGCCCGTGCCTCTGTAGCCTTTACGCAGATGATGACTGCGAAAATCAGAAAGAGTCTGGGATTCTTTTCTCCTTCTCATGTCGACCTGTCAAACCAGGTATTGTTTGATGCTGACGAGATGAGCTATGAAGAGATGCTGCATCAGCTTGCGCAGCGGTCTGACGAGAATATCAAACTGGCTACCTATACGAAGGTCATCGGTAAGGTGATTACGGATAGGGAGGTGATGGATAAGGATGAATTTGGTTATTTATAA
- a CDS encoding GNAT family N-acetyltransferase, translated as MKEPNIRLRALELEDLDFLYQIENDDRLWELGVSNVPYSRRVLLDYITSASADIYVDNQVRLIVENEQNEQVGILDLTDFDPRHHRAELGIVIKKEFQGQGYAKASVSRLLQYARNVLHLQQIYAIVGIRNQKAAKMLQSVGFEGNNVLKQWLCSQVGYEDAMFFQYFL; from the coding sequence ATGAAAGAACCGAATATTCGATTACGTGCTTTAGAGTTGGAAGATCTTGATTTTCTCTACCAGATAGAGAATGATGATCGGCTTTGGGAACTGGGTGTTTCCAATGTTCCATATTCGCGCCGGGTGCTGCTCGACTATATAACCAGTGCTTCGGCAGATATTTATGTAGACAATCAGGTGCGCCTGATAGTAGAGAATGAGCAGAATGAGCAGGTGGGCATCCTGGATCTTACAGATTTTGATCCCCGTCATCACCGTGCCGAACTCGGAATTGTCATCAAAAAGGAGTTTCAGGGGCAGGGTTACGCGAAGGCTTCTGTGTCACGCTTGTTGCAATATGCTCGGAATGTACTTCATCTTCAGCAGATTTATGCTATTGTAGGTATCAGAAACCAAAAAGCGGCTAAAATGCTGCAATCTGTTGGATTTGAGGGGAATAATGTCCTGAAACAATGGCTTTGTAGCCAAGTTGGATATGAGGATGCGATGTTTTTTCAATATTTTCTGTAA
- a CDS encoding sodium:solute symporter, with the protein MAIVITVLAYFCVLLLFSHLTARNMASNETFYRANRRSPWYMVAFGMVGASISGITFVSVPGMVMRTDMTYLQMCIGFILGYFLVAFLLLPIYYRYNLTTIYGYLQQRLGERSYKTGASFFLLSKMTGAAVRFFVVCILLQRFVLNGIGVPFWVTVPVMVLLIWLYTRKGGIKTLVWTDTFQTLCMFAALVLIIFQVMSALGMTPSETITAIAHDSHSRIFVFDDWMSKQNFWKQFLSGVFVVIVMTGLDQDMMQKNLTCKSLREAQKDVCSYGFAFVPANLLFLSLGVLLVMLAQKQGVALPDAPDDLLPMFAASGAMGNLVVVLFTIGIVAASFSSADSALTAITTSLCVDILGKKDDMKLRKQMHLAVALVFMLFIIAFKAINSTSVIDAIYILCSYTYGPLLGLFAFSLLTKRQVNDRWSPWVCIASPLICFAIDTLTSQYVGYKFGYELLMLNGALTFAGLALIKKETVKYKQ; encoded by the coding sequence ATGGCTATCGTTATCACAGTTCTGGCATACTTCTGTGTGCTGCTGCTCTTCAGTCATCTTACTGCCCGTAATATGGCAAGTAATGAAACTTTCTATCGTGCTAACCGCCGTTCGCCTTGGTATATGGTTGCTTTCGGTATGGTGGGAGCGTCTATTTCGGGCATCACTTTCGTCAGTGTGCCGGGCATGGTGATGAGAACGGATATGACCTACCTTCAGATGTGCATCGGTTTCATCCTGGGTTATTTCCTGGTTGCCTTTCTTTTGCTTCCTATCTATTACCGGTATAATCTCACTACGATTTACGGTTATCTGCAGCAGCGGTTGGGGGAACGTTCGTATAAGACTGGAGCTTCGTTCTTCCTCTTGTCCAAGATGACGGGTGCGGCGGTCCGTTTCTTTGTCGTCTGTATCCTCTTGCAGCGTTTCGTGCTCAATGGGATTGGTGTTCCGTTCTGGGTCACGGTTCCTGTCATGGTACTGCTTATCTGGCTTTATACGCGCAAGGGTGGCATCAAGACGCTGGTGTGGACGGATACCTTTCAGACGCTCTGTATGTTTGCGGCGCTCGTCCTCATTATCTTTCAGGTGATGTCGGCGTTGGGCATGACTCCTTCCGAAACGATCACTGCGATTGCTCACGACAGTCATTCCCGTATTTTTGTCTTTGATGACTGGATGTCGAAACAGAATTTCTGGAAACAGTTTCTCAGCGGTGTCTTTGTTGTGATTGTGATGACCGGTCTTGATCAGGACATGATGCAGAAGAATCTTACCTGCAAGTCGCTCCGTGAGGCCCAGAAGGATGTTTGCAGCTATGGTTTTGCCTTTGTGCCTGCCAATCTGCTTTTCCTGAGTCTGGGGGTGTTGCTGGTAATGCTGGCTCAGAAACAGGGAGTGGCTTTGCCTGATGCTCCTGATGATCTGTTGCCGATGTTTGCGGCTTCGGGGGCGATGGGAAACCTGGTGGTGGTCTTGTTTACCATTGGCATTGTGGCGGCAAGTTTCTCCAGTGCCGATTCAGCATTGACCGCGATTACTACGAGTCTGTGCGTGGATATTCTGGGCAAGAAGGATGATATGAAGCTCCGCAAGCAGATGCATTTGGCGGTAGCTTTGGTGTTCATGCTCTTCATCATTGCTTTCAAGGCGATTAATTCTACGAGCGTGATAGATGCCATCTACATCCTCTGCTCTTATACTTACGGTCCGCTGTTGGGTTTGTTTGCCTTCAGTCTGCTCACCAAGCGTCAGGTAAACGACCGCTGGTCGCCATGGGTCTGCATCGCCAGTCCGCTCATCTGCTTCGCCATCGATACCCTTACCTCGCAGTATGTGGGCTATAAGTTCGGCTATGAGCTTCTGATGCTGAATGGCGCCCTGACATTTGCAGGTCTCGCCCTTATAAAAAAAGAAACAGTTAAATACAAACAATAA
- a CDS encoding M13 family metallopeptidase: protein MRTKVLFAALLLSATTAFAQQEKLGSGIDKTNMDLTIKPGNDFYRYAAGNWMKNHPLDAEHTDNGAFTDLFEQNQKRIQDIILEYASKPQQKGSLGQKIGSLYNLRMDSVRLNKEGWAPIKPTLDRIAAIKDRREYQLVTAQLDFRGEGTMMYGIGVGADLRDAANNLVEVGQSGLGLGVRDYYVNDDEQTKKIRDAYKAYMKKLFQMVGNDEATARKKMEAVMAIETRIAKASYSQVQLRDIDKNYHKMTYNQLVLDYPGIDWGNVFLASGFPAFKEICVGQPEPIHEVEKILAETSLDDLKTYAEIKVISGATSVLSDDFRAVSFELSKVMSGVQQDRPRWKRAVSTVSGVLGEAIGKIYVEKYFPESSKKRMLDLVHNLQTALSQRIDEATWMSAATKAQAKDKLENFIIKIGYPDKWKDYSGLQVDDSLSLYENMANISEFFTKDAIARKVNKPVDKTEWGMTPQTINAYYNPTTNEICFPAAILQPPFFDPTADDAMNYGGIGGVIGHEMSHGFDDQGSQFDKTGNQNNWWTAADKKNFESRTKILVDHFNKIELAGKKVNGQMTLGENIGDNGGLNIAFRALQNVMKTEKLGVKDGFTPEQRFFLAWARVWAGNARPEYLQYLMTVDVHSPNEARVNGALPMVDSWYKAFNIKKGDKLFVPKNKRAHIW from the coding sequence ATGAGAACAAAAGTATTATTTGCAGCATTGTTGCTCAGTGCAACAACTGCTTTTGCCCAGCAGGAGAAGTTGGGCTCCGGTATTGACAAGACCAACATGGACTTGACCATCAAGCCGGGTAATGATTTCTATCGCTATGCCGCAGGCAACTGGATGAAGAATCATCCACTCGATGCCGAGCATACCGACAATGGTGCTTTCACCGATCTCTTTGAGCAGAACCAGAAGCGCATCCAGGACATCATCCTTGAATATGCTTCCAAGCCACAGCAGAAGGGGTCACTCGGACAGAAGATCGGTTCGCTCTACAACCTCCGTATGGACAGCGTTCGCCTGAATAAGGAGGGATGGGCACCTATCAAGCCAACTCTCGACCGCATTGCAGCCATCAAGGACCGCAGAGAGTATCAGCTCGTTACCGCTCAGCTCGATTTCCGTGGCGAGGGTACCATGATGTATGGCATCGGTGTGGGCGCCGACCTTCGTGATGCCGCCAACAACCTCGTTGAGGTAGGACAGAGTGGTCTTGGTCTTGGTGTACGCGATTACTATGTAAACGATGACGAGCAGACCAAGAAGATTCGTGATGCATACAAGGCTTATATGAAGAAGCTCTTTCAGATGGTAGGCAACGACGAGGCTACCGCCCGGAAGAAGATGGAGGCTGTGATGGCTATCGAGACCCGCATCGCTAAGGCAAGCTATAGTCAGGTACAGCTCCGCGACATCGATAAGAACTATCACAAGATGACCTACAACCAGCTCGTGCTCGATTATCCTGGCATCGACTGGGGCAATGTGTTCCTGGCATCCGGTTTCCCTGCTTTCAAGGAAATTTGCGTGGGTCAGCCTGAACCAATCCACGAGGTTGAGAAGATTCTCGCAGAGACCTCTCTGGATGATCTGAAGACATACGCAGAGATCAAGGTGATTTCTGGTGCAACCAGCGTATTGAGCGATGATTTCCGTGCCGTATCCTTTGAGTTGAGCAAGGTAATGAGCGGTGTTCAGCAGGACCGTCCTCGCTGGAAGCGTGCCGTAAGTACCGTGAGCGGTGTGTTGGGCGAGGCTATCGGAAAGATTTACGTAGAGAAGTACTTCCCGGAGAGCAGCAAGAAGCGTATGCTCGACTTGGTTCACAATCTCCAGACTGCGCTTTCACAGCGCATCGACGAGGCTACCTGGATGAGTGCTGCTACCAAGGCACAGGCTAAGGATAAGCTGGAGAACTTCATCATCAAGATAGGTTATCCTGACAAGTGGAAGGACTATAGCGGATTGCAGGTAGATGACAGCCTCTCTCTCTACGAGAATATGGCAAATATCTCTGAGTTCTTTACCAAGGATGCCATCGCCCGCAAGGTGAACAAGCCGGTAGATAAGACTGAGTGGGGAATGACTCCTCAGACTATCAATGCTTATTATAACCCAACTACCAACGAGATCTGCTTCCCTGCAGCTATTCTCCAGCCTCCATTCTTCGACCCGACAGCCGATGATGCGATGAACTATGGTGGTATCGGTGGTGTAATCGGTCATGAGATGAGTCATGGTTTTGACGATCAGGGTAGCCAGTTTGACAAGACCGGAAACCAGAACAACTGGTGGACTGCTGCTGACAAGAAGAACTTCGAGTCTCGCACCAAGATCCTGGTTGACCATTTCAACAAGATTGAGTTGGCTGGCAAGAAGGTAAACGGCCAGATGACCCTGGGTGAGAACATCGGTGACAATGGTGGTTTGAACATCGCTTTCCGTGCACTTCAGAATGTGATGAAGACAGAGAAGTTGGGTGTGAAGGATGGATTTACTCCAGAACAGCGCTTCTTCTTGGCATGGGCACGTGTATGGGCAGGCAATGCCCGTCCTGAGTACCTGCAGTATCTGATGACCGTGGATGTTCACTCTCCAAACGAGGCTCGTGTGAACGGTGCCCTCCCAATGGTGGATTCATGGTATAAGGCATTCAACATCAAGAAGGGCGACAAGCTCTTTGTTCCTAAGAACAAGCGTGCACATATCTGGTAA
- a CDS encoding DMT family transporter yields the protein MWLVLAFLSAALLGFYDAFKKKALSGNAVIPVLFLNTLFSSLIFLPFIVMSYTGNSLDGTMFHVAEGGWEVHKYIVLKSFIVLSSWIFGYFGMKHLPLTIVGPINATRPVMTLVGALLVYGEVLNLYQWIGVILAIISFAMLSRSGKKEGIDFKHNKWIYFIVLAAVLGAISGLYDKYLMAPPENGGVGLDRMIVQSWYNIYQCFLMGAMLLMIWWPTKKNSTPFHWHWSIIFISIFLSAADFVYFYALSLPGAMISIVSMIRRGSVIVSFLFGAAIFHEKNLKAKFVDLLLVLLGMLFLYFGTK from the coding sequence ATGTGGTTAGTATTAGCATTTCTCTCAGCAGCGCTGCTGGGATTTTATGATGCCTTCAAGAAGAAGGCGCTTTCAGGTAACGCAGTGATTCCCGTGCTCTTTCTGAACACGCTCTTCTCATCGCTCATCTTCCTGCCGTTCATCGTGATGAGCTATACAGGAAATTCGCTGGATGGAACGATGTTTCATGTAGCAGAAGGCGGATGGGAAGTTCACAAGTACATCGTGCTCAAGAGTTTCATCGTATTGAGCAGCTGGATCTTCGGTTATTTCGGCATGAAACACCTGCCGCTCACCATCGTGGGACCTATCAACGCCACCCGACCAGTAATGACACTCGTAGGCGCCCTGCTGGTTTATGGCGAGGTTCTGAATCTGTATCAGTGGATTGGTGTCATACTTGCCATCATCTCCTTTGCCATGCTTTCGCGCAGCGGCAAGAAAGAGGGTATCGACTTCAAGCACAACAAATGGATTTACTTCATCGTGCTGGCTGCCGTGCTCGGTGCAATAAGCGGCCTCTACGACAAGTATCTGATGGCTCCACCAGAGAATGGTGGTGTAGGATTAGACAGAATGATTGTGCAGAGTTGGTACAACATCTACCAGTGTTTCCTCATGGGAGCCATGCTGCTGATGATATGGTGGCCTACCAAGAAGAATTCTACCCCATTCCACTGGCACTGGAGTATCATCTTCATCAGTATCTTCCTTTCGGCAGCCGACTTCGTTTATTTCTACGCTCTAAGTTTGCCTGGCGCCATGATCAGTATCGTGAGCATGATTCGCCGCGGTTCGGTCATCGTCAGCTTCCTCTTCGGTGCAGCCATCTTCCACGAGAAGAATCTCAAGGCGAAGTTCGTAGATCTGCTCCTGGTATTACTCGGAATGCTCTTCCTCTACTTCGGAACGAAGTAA
- the truA gene encoding tRNA pseudouridine(38-40) synthase TruA, with protein sequence MRYFIFFGYDGTNYHGWQIQPNANSVQQELQRALSILLRKEMEVVGAGRTDTGVHARHMTAHFDTDRIPMEPDQLVYRLNRILPRDIAVYEVREVAPEMHARFSAISRTYHYYIHTQKDPFERHYSLQINYPLNFEKMNEAAQHFLHHEDYAAFCKAGGDNKTTICHVTAARWIQTSPTTWYFEITANRFLRNMVRAVVGTLIDVGREKITMEQFLDILHNGSRSDAGESMPGNALFLEEVGYDLKD encoded by the coding sequence ATGAGATATTTCATATTCTTCGGTTACGACGGCACCAACTACCACGGTTGGCAGATTCAGCCCAATGCCAATTCGGTGCAGCAGGAGTTGCAGCGCGCCCTCTCCATACTTCTGAGAAAGGAAATGGAGGTGGTGGGAGCAGGAAGAACCGATACCGGCGTACATGCCCGACACATGACAGCCCACTTCGATACCGACAGGATTCCGATGGAACCCGACCAGCTGGTATACCGCCTGAACCGCATCCTGCCCCGCGACATCGCCGTATACGAAGTAAGGGAGGTAGCCCCAGAGATGCATGCCCGTTTCTCTGCCATCTCGCGCACATACCATTATTATATACATACGCAGAAAGATCCGTTTGAGCGCCATTATTCACTGCAGATAAACTATCCCCTGAATTTCGAGAAGATGAACGAGGCGGCTCAGCATTTTCTGCATCACGAAGACTATGCAGCGTTCTGCAAGGCGGGTGGCGACAACAAGACCACCATCTGCCACGTAACAGCCGCCCGATGGATACAGACCTCTCCTACCACCTGGTATTTCGAGATTACCGCCAACCGTTTCCTGAGAAACATGGTGAGAGCCGTAGTGGGAACGCTCATCGATGTAGGCAGAGAAAAGATTACGATGGAACAGTTTCTCGATATCCTGCACAACGGAAGCCGCAGCGATGCAGGCGAAAGCATGCCGGGTAACGCATTGTTCCTGGAAGAGGTAGGGTATGATTTAAAAGATTAA
- the dapA gene encoding 4-hydroxy-tetrahydrodipicolinate synthase — protein sequence MAQNIFKGLGVALITPFNTDGSVDYQSLKRLVEFQIDNGADFLCILATTGEAPCLTQEEKDKITELVKDVNKGRIKILKYCGGNNTAAVVEEIKNTDWSGIDGILSICPYYNKPSQEGLYQHFKAIAQVSPLPIVLYNVPGRTGINMKPETTCRIARDFPNVVAVKEASGSLEQVDEIIKNKPDNFDVISGDDALTFSMIASGAAGVISVIGNALPKAFSRMIRLEFRGEYEPARKIHHSFTELYSLLFVDGNPAGVKALLNDMGFIENELRLPLVPTRIATKQKMSDILKTLNI from the coding sequence ATGGCACAGAATATATTCAAGGGTTTAGGTGTTGCCCTTATTACTCCTTTTAACACCGATGGCTCGGTTGATTATCAGTCGCTCAAGCGATTGGTAGAGTTTCAAATTGACAATGGTGCAGACTTCCTTTGCATCCTTGCCACAACTGGTGAGGCTCCATGTCTTACACAGGAAGAGAAAGATAAAATCACAGAATTGGTGAAAGATGTGAACAAGGGTCGCATCAAGATATTGAAATATTGTGGCGGTAATAATACTGCTGCTGTCGTTGAAGAAATCAAGAACACCGACTGGAGTGGCATCGATGGTATCCTCAGTATCTGTCCTTACTACAACAAACCTTCTCAGGAAGGTCTCTATCAGCACTTCAAGGCCATCGCCCAGGTTAGTCCGCTGCCTATCGTGCTCTACAATGTTCCTGGCAGAACCGGTATCAACATGAAGCCTGAAACAACCTGCCGTATCGCCCGTGACTTCCCTAATGTGGTAGCTGTGAAGGAGGCTAGTGGCAGCCTGGAGCAGGTAGATGAGATTATCAAGAACAAGCCTGATAATTTTGATGTTATCAGCGGCGATGATGCGCTTACCTTCTCAATGATTGCCAGTGGTGCTGCCGGCGTTATCTCTGTTATCGGCAATGCCCTGCCTAAGGCTTTTAGCCGTATGATCCGTCTCGAGTTCCGTGGCGAATATGAGCCAGCCCGTAAGATTCATCATTCTTTCACTGAACTCTACAGTCTGCTCTTTGTTGACGGTAACCCTGCCGGCGTAAAGGCGCTCCTCAATGATATGGGTTTCATCGAGAACGAGCTCCGTCTTCCTCTGGTTCCTACCCGTATCGCAACCAAGCAGAAGATGAGCGACATTCTGAAGACTTTGAATATCTAA
- a CDS encoding AraC family transcriptional regulator, which yields MVDDRRIIHEITPLMGNDVLYIADRHKKEFTYPIHNHSVYELNFVENAKGVRRIVGDSQEVIGDYDLCLITSPDLEHVWEQNECHSDDIREITVQFDFSMSDETLFGRNPYASITRMMQEAKKGLSFPLQAIMKVYGMLDTLSSVKDGFYAVQQFLTILYELSRCENARTLASSSYAKVTVEDDSRRILKVKNFISKNYMDELRLPELASLAGMSSSAFSRFFKLHTGRNISEYIIDLRLGYAARMLVDTAKSISEIGFDCGFNNLSNFNRIFKKKKGCSPSEFRESYHKTRIIV from the coding sequence ATGGTAGATGATAGAAGAATCATACACGAGATAACACCGCTGATGGGTAATGATGTGCTCTATATTGCAGACCGACACAAAAAGGAGTTTACTTATCCTATCCATAACCATTCGGTGTACGAGTTGAACTTTGTAGAGAATGCAAAGGGAGTAAGAAGAATCGTTGGAGATTCGCAGGAGGTGATAGGCGATTATGATCTCTGTCTCATCACATCGCCCGATCTGGAGCATGTATGGGAGCAGAACGAATGCCACAGCGATGACATCCGTGAGATTACCGTCCAGTTTGATTTCTCCATGAGTGATGAAACGCTCTTTGGAAGAAATCCCTACGCCAGCATTACCCGTATGATGCAGGAAGCAAAGAAGGGACTCTCATTCCCGTTGCAGGCAATCATGAAGGTATACGGAATGCTCGATACTTTAAGTTCCGTAAAAGACGGTTTCTATGCCGTACAGCAGTTCCTGACCATTCTCTACGAACTGTCACGCTGCGAAAATGCCCGCACCCTGGCTTCCAGCAGTTATGCCAAGGTAACGGTAGAAGACGATAGCCGGCGCATCCTGAAGGTGAAGAATTTCATCTCCAAGAACTATATGGATGAACTCCGTCTGCCGGAGCTTGCCTCGCTGGCAGGCATGAGCAGCAGTGCGTTCAGCCGTTTCTTCAAGCTCCATACCGGCAGAAATATCTCTGAGTATATCATCGACCTGCGTCTGGGTTATGCTGCCCGTATGCTGGTAGATACCGCCAAGAGTATTAGCGAGATAGGTTTTGATTGCGGATTCAACAATCTCAGCAACTTCAACCGCATCTTCAAGAAAAAGAAAGGATGCTCGCCAAGCGAGTTCCGGGAAAGCTATCATAAGACAAGAATCATTGTATAA
- the uxaC gene encoding glucuronate isomerase, whose product MKQFMDENFLLDTKTAQDLFHNHAAKMPIIDYHCHLIPEMVANDHKFKSITELWLGGDHYKWRAMRTNGVDERFCTGTDTSDWEKFEKWAETVPYTFRNPLYHWTHLELKTAFGINKQLSPKTAREIYDECNEKLQLPEFSARGLMRHYNVECVCTTDDPIDDLRYHKQTRESGFEIKMIPAWRPDKAMNIEKPDFADYMNRLGEVAGVNLVTFQDMVDALQKRHDFFTENGCKLSDHGIEEFYDESYTDSQIETIFAKAMRGQQLSALEIRQYKHAFLKVCAEMDHAADWTQQYHYGAIRDNNTLMYNKLGADTGFDSIGEFTTAKAMSSFLNELNMEGKLTRTILYTLNPCANEVIATMLGNFQDGSCPGKIQFGSGWWFNDQLDGMTRQMNALSVLGLLSRFVGMLTDSRSFLSYPRHEYFRRLLCNLLGNDVEKGLLPNDMESLSRMVEDISYNNARNYFKFY is encoded by the coding sequence ATGAAGCAATTTATGGATGAAAACTTCCTGCTCGACACTAAGACTGCACAGGATCTTTTCCACAATCATGCGGCTAAAATGCCAATTATCGATTATCACTGCCACCTCATCCCTGAGATGGTAGCCAATGATCACAAGTTTAAGAGTATTACAGAACTTTGGCTCGGCGGCGACCACTACAAGTGGCGTGCTATGCGTACCAATGGTGTAGATGAGCGCTTCTGCACAGGTACTGATACTAGCGACTGGGAGAAGTTCGAGAAGTGGGCTGAAACAGTGCCTTATACATTCCGTAACCCTCTCTATCACTGGACTCACCTGGAGCTCAAGACTGCTTTCGGTATCAATAAGCAGCTCAGCCCTAAGACAGCCCGTGAAATCTACGATGAGTGTAACGAGAAGTTGCAGTTGCCAGAATTCAGCGCTCGTGGCTTGATGCGTCACTATAACGTAGAGTGTGTTTGTACAACAGACGACCCAATCGATGACCTGCGTTACCACAAGCAGACACGTGAGAGCGGTTTCGAAATCAAGATGATTCCTGCTTGGCGTCCTGACAAGGCTATGAACATCGAGAAACCAGATTTCGCTGACTATATGAACAGGCTCGGTGAGGTAGCAGGTGTTAACCTCGTTACATTCCAGGATATGGTTGATGCTTTACAGAAGCGTCACGACTTCTTTACTGAGAACGGCTGTAAGTTGAGCGACCACGGTATCGAGGAGTTCTACGATGAGTCATACACAGATTCTCAGATTGAGACTATCTTTGCCAAGGCTATGCGTGGCCAGCAGCTTTCTGCTCTCGAAATCCGTCAGTACAAGCATGCATTCCTCAAGGTTTGCGCTGAGATGGATCACGCTGCCGACTGGACACAGCAGTACCACTATGGTGCTATCCGCGACAACAATACACTGATGTACAACAAGCTCGGTGCTGATACCGGTTTCGATTCTATCGGTGAGTTCACTACAGCCAAGGCTATGAGCAGCTTCCTCAATGAGCTCAACATGGAGGGTAAGCTTACACGTACTATCCTCTATACATTGAACCCATGTGCCAACGAGGTAATCGCTACTATGCTCGGTAACTTCCAGGATGGTTCTTGCCCAGGTAAGATCCAGTTTGGTTCTGGCTGGTGGTTCAACGATCAGCTCGATGGTATGACCCGCCAGATGAACGCACTCTCTGTATTGGGTCTCCTGAGCCGTTTCGTAGGTATGTTGACCGACTCACGTTCATTCCTCAGCTATCCACGTCACGAGTACTTCCGTCGTTTGCTCTGCAACCTCCTCGGCAATGATGTAGAGAAGGGCTTGCTTCCTAACGACATGGAGAGCCTCTCTCGCATGGTAGAGGATATCTCTTACAACAATGCTCGCAACTACTTCAAGTTCTATTAA